One window of the Takifugu rubripes chromosome 13, fTakRub1.2, whole genome shotgun sequence genome contains the following:
- the tdrd3 gene encoding tudor domain-containing protein 3 isoform X2, with product MADLASSLEKEGWYLTEEGIAELKGSNEKITTNEIIRIVLDSDLRPIGRKFLPSDINSGKTEELEGPCVLQLQKVRNISASKDHEESQGAPRMLRLQMTDGHTICVGLEYKPLSKISLNTPPGTKIKLLGTVQVKNGFVLLDDSNISVLGGEVEHMVEKWELQRSLAKHSRSNIGAEGGPPPFLPFGQKCGRNDEVDSRSLDQRKTLQSQVVAKSSEENKEFEKQRTAAIAEVAKTKEGPRTFGGGGNAGGNLSGASSSSRNRDSHQQRRREDRTERTERTESRQDGNYRELVDERALRDIMEMGFNREAARQALMDNNNNLEVALNSLLTSSCGSRPGPVVAELNKPQSRARGKGRGRTRNEDEENGAGGRPSGPSTLFDFLESKMGVLSIQDPKSQGPQRPHDSKANFSNSDHYPKDTPQPRSAHGDHRQQRNDRPPRFYRDADFPKPGQEPLFNCTASTVSAQGQHGKGQERWSRGTSDRHQNDRREVLDGQSFPSSATTFTRSKDPQQQTEFSGPHHQRPRNGDGGTVTGPAHRKGVKDGAPASKMTNCTGTEPDGKGGNKRPDRTEERNSSRRKYDRQNSDNPDRHRDGGAPNASFRGGGAFQEAGFPQDNRIPPTVHAHLQNGDMEHKRTGPIKPPCAPIREPAPRKNPSNNPGSKRRPGPGKGPRGPDRGHYGEHSWKPGDQCLALYWEDSKFYHARIDALHPSGSTAVVVFSDYGNCEEVLLHNIKPVTADMLEEEDGYYDSPLEFRRGGDGQPRRTRPTQQYYQPPRARD from the exons ATGGCCGATTTGGCATCTTCTCTGGAAAAAGAGGGCTG GTACCTCACTGAAGAAGGTATAGCAGAACTGAAAGGATCCAATGAGAAAATAACAACTAATGAAATCATTCGTATTGTTCTTGAT AGTGATCTTAGACCTATTGGAAGAAAATTCCTACCATCGGATATCAACAGTGGGAAGACTGAGGAG TTGGAAGGTCCATGTGTACTACAGCTGCAAAAGGTGAGAAACATCTCGGCTTCTAAAGACCACGAGGAGTCCCAGGGTGCACCACGAATGCTCCGGCTGCAAATGACAGATGGGCATACCATCTGCGTTGGATTAGAGTACAAACCCCTGTCTAAGATCAG CCTTAACACCCCACCAGGaacaaaaataaagctgctTGGTACAGTCCAGGTTAAAAATGGCTTTGTGTTGCTCGATGACTCAAACATCTCCGTCCTTGGAGGAGAAGTTGAACACATGGTGGAGAAATGGGAACTTCAAAGG AGTCTGGCCAAACACAGCAGGAGTAACATTGGAGCTGAGGGTGGGCCACCTCCCTTTTTGCCATTTGGTCAG AAGTGCGGGAGGAATGATGAAGTAGACAGCAGATCCCTGGACCAGAGAAAGACTCTTCAATCTCAGGTCGTAGCCAAAAGTTCCGAGGAGAATAAGGAGTTTGAGAAGCAGCGCACAGCAGCCATTGCCGAGGTGGCCAAGACAAAAGAG GGTCCTCGTACATTTGGTGGCGGAGGAAACGCAGGTGGGAACTTGTCTGGCGCCTCTTCATCTTCCAGGAACCGTGACTCACATCAGCAAAGGAGGCGAGAAGACAGAACGGAGAGAACCGAACGGACTGAAAGCAGACAAGATGGAAACTATCGAGAACTG GTGGATGAACGTGCTCTGAGAGACATCATGGAGATGGGCTTCAACAGGGAGGCAGCCCGCCAGGCTCTGATGGATAATAACAACAATCTTGAAGTGGCATTAAACAGCCTGCTGACATCGTCCTGTGGTAGCAGACCTGGCCCAGTGGTAGCTGAATTGAACAAGCCTCAGTCCAGAg CtagaggaaaggggaggggcaGGACCAGaaatgaagatgaggagaatgGTGCAGGAGGAAGACCCTCTGGACCGAGCACTCTGTTTGACTTTTTAGAGTCTAAGATGGGAGTATTATCAATTCAGG ACCCCAAGAGTCAAGGACCTCAAAGGCCTCATGACAGTAAAGCTAATTTCTCCAACTCTGACCATTACCCCAAAGATACGCCTCAGCCCAGGTCTGCACATGGTGATCACAGGCAACAGAGGAACGACAGACCCCCTCGCTTCTATAGGGATGCGGATTTTCCCAAACCTGGCCAAGAGCCCCTCTTTAACTGCACAGCGTCCACAGTTTCGGCTCAGGGTCAGCATGGGAAAGGTCAGGAGCGATGGTCCCGAGGAACCTCAGACAGACATCAGAATGACAGAAGAGAGGTTTTAGATGGACAGAGTTTCCCCTCATCCGCCACCACATTTACACGTTCCAAAGACCCTCAGCAGCAAACAGAATTTAGCGGACCGCATCATCAACGGCCCCGAAACGGAGATGGCGGGACTGTGACTGGACCAGCTCACAGGAAGGGGGTGAAAGATGGTGCCCCTGCTTCTAAAATGACCAATTGCACAGGCACAGAgcctgatgggaaaggaggCAATAAACGTCCAGACAGGACCGAAGAGcggaacagcagcaggaggaaataCGACCGTCAAAATTCAGACAACCCCGATCGACACAGAGATGGCGGCGCACCGAATGCTAGCTTTCGGGGAGGGGGCGCGTTCCAGGAGGCTGGGTTTCCACAAGATAATCGAATCCCACCGACAGTCCAtgctcatttacaaaatggtgATATGGAACACAAGAGAACCGGGCCAATCAAACCACCGTGTGCCCCAATCAGAGAGCCAGCCCCCAGGAAAAACCCTTCAAATAACCCAGGTTCCAAAAGAAGGCCAGGACCAGGAAAAGGTCCCAGAGGGCCAGACAGGGGCCATTATGGAGAACACTCTTGGAAACCCGGAGACCAGTGTCTGGCATTGTACTGGGAGGACAGCAAG TTCTACCACGCCAGAATAGATGCCCTGCATCCGTCAGGCTCCACCGCTGTGGTTGTGTTTAGCGATTATGGAAACTGTGAAGAAGTCCTGCTACACAACATTAAACCTGTTACTGCTGACATGTTg gaggaagaggacgggtaTTACGACAGTCCACTGGAATTCCGCCGCGGAGGAGACGGACAGCCCCGGCGCACCCGGCCGACGCAGCAGTATTACCAGCCGCCGAGGGCCCGTGACTGA
- the tdrd3 gene encoding tudor domain-containing protein 3 isoform X1: MADLASSLEKEGWYLTEEGIAELKGSNEKITTNEIIRIVLDSDLRPIGRKFLPSDINSGKTEELEGPCVLQLQKVRNISASKDHEESQGAPRMLRLQMTDGHTICVGLEYKPLSKISLNTPPGTKIKLLGTVQVKNGFVLLDDSNISVLGGEVEHMVEKWELQRSLAKHSRSNIGAEGGPPPFLPFGQKCGRNDEVDSRSLDQRKTLQSQVVAKSSEENKEFEKQRTAAIAEVAKTKEGPRTFGGGGNAGGNLSGASSSSRNRDSHQQRRREDRTERTERTESRQDGNYRELVDERALRDIMEMGFNREAARQALMDNNNNLEVALNSLLTSSCGSRPGPVVAELNKPQSRARGKGRGRTRNEDEENGAGGRPSGPSTLFDFLESKMGVLSIQDPKSQGPQRPHDSKANFSNSDHYPKDTPQPRSAHGDHRQQRNDRPPRFYRDADFPKPGQEPLFNCTASTVSAQGQHGKGQERWSRGTSDRHQNDRREVLDGQSFPSSATTFTRSKDPQQQTEFSGPHHQRPRNGDGGTVTGPAHRKGVKDGAPASKMTNCTGTEPDGKGGNKRPDRTEERNSSRRKYDRQNSDNPDRHRDGGAPNASFRGGGAFQEAGFPQDNRIPPTVHAHLQNGDMEHKRTGPIKPPCAPIREPAPRKNPSNNPGSKRRPGPGKGPRGPDRGHYGEHSWKPGDQCLALYWEDSKFYHARIDALHPSGSTAVVVFSDYGNCEEVLLHNIKPVTADMLQEEEDGYYDSPLEFRRGGDGQPRRTRPTQQYYQPPRARD, encoded by the exons ATGGCCGATTTGGCATCTTCTCTGGAAAAAGAGGGCTG GTACCTCACTGAAGAAGGTATAGCAGAACTGAAAGGATCCAATGAGAAAATAACAACTAATGAAATCATTCGTATTGTTCTTGAT AGTGATCTTAGACCTATTGGAAGAAAATTCCTACCATCGGATATCAACAGTGGGAAGACTGAGGAG TTGGAAGGTCCATGTGTACTACAGCTGCAAAAGGTGAGAAACATCTCGGCTTCTAAAGACCACGAGGAGTCCCAGGGTGCACCACGAATGCTCCGGCTGCAAATGACAGATGGGCATACCATCTGCGTTGGATTAGAGTACAAACCCCTGTCTAAGATCAG CCTTAACACCCCACCAGGaacaaaaataaagctgctTGGTACAGTCCAGGTTAAAAATGGCTTTGTGTTGCTCGATGACTCAAACATCTCCGTCCTTGGAGGAGAAGTTGAACACATGGTGGAGAAATGGGAACTTCAAAGG AGTCTGGCCAAACACAGCAGGAGTAACATTGGAGCTGAGGGTGGGCCACCTCCCTTTTTGCCATTTGGTCAG AAGTGCGGGAGGAATGATGAAGTAGACAGCAGATCCCTGGACCAGAGAAAGACTCTTCAATCTCAGGTCGTAGCCAAAAGTTCCGAGGAGAATAAGGAGTTTGAGAAGCAGCGCACAGCAGCCATTGCCGAGGTGGCCAAGACAAAAGAG GGTCCTCGTACATTTGGTGGCGGAGGAAACGCAGGTGGGAACTTGTCTGGCGCCTCTTCATCTTCCAGGAACCGTGACTCACATCAGCAAAGGAGGCGAGAAGACAGAACGGAGAGAACCGAACGGACTGAAAGCAGACAAGATGGAAACTATCGAGAACTG GTGGATGAACGTGCTCTGAGAGACATCATGGAGATGGGCTTCAACAGGGAGGCAGCCCGCCAGGCTCTGATGGATAATAACAACAATCTTGAAGTGGCATTAAACAGCCTGCTGACATCGTCCTGTGGTAGCAGACCTGGCCCAGTGGTAGCTGAATTGAACAAGCCTCAGTCCAGAg CtagaggaaaggggaggggcaGGACCAGaaatgaagatgaggagaatgGTGCAGGAGGAAGACCCTCTGGACCGAGCACTCTGTTTGACTTTTTAGAGTCTAAGATGGGAGTATTATCAATTCAGG ACCCCAAGAGTCAAGGACCTCAAAGGCCTCATGACAGTAAAGCTAATTTCTCCAACTCTGACCATTACCCCAAAGATACGCCTCAGCCCAGGTCTGCACATGGTGATCACAGGCAACAGAGGAACGACAGACCCCCTCGCTTCTATAGGGATGCGGATTTTCCCAAACCTGGCCAAGAGCCCCTCTTTAACTGCACAGCGTCCACAGTTTCGGCTCAGGGTCAGCATGGGAAAGGTCAGGAGCGATGGTCCCGAGGAACCTCAGACAGACATCAGAATGACAGAAGAGAGGTTTTAGATGGACAGAGTTTCCCCTCATCCGCCACCACATTTACACGTTCCAAAGACCCTCAGCAGCAAACAGAATTTAGCGGACCGCATCATCAACGGCCCCGAAACGGAGATGGCGGGACTGTGACTGGACCAGCTCACAGGAAGGGGGTGAAAGATGGTGCCCCTGCTTCTAAAATGACCAATTGCACAGGCACAGAgcctgatgggaaaggaggCAATAAACGTCCAGACAGGACCGAAGAGcggaacagcagcaggaggaaataCGACCGTCAAAATTCAGACAACCCCGATCGACACAGAGATGGCGGCGCACCGAATGCTAGCTTTCGGGGAGGGGGCGCGTTCCAGGAGGCTGGGTTTCCACAAGATAATCGAATCCCACCGACAGTCCAtgctcatttacaaaatggtgATATGGAACACAAGAGAACCGGGCCAATCAAACCACCGTGTGCCCCAATCAGAGAGCCAGCCCCCAGGAAAAACCCTTCAAATAACCCAGGTTCCAAAAGAAGGCCAGGACCAGGAAAAGGTCCCAGAGGGCCAGACAGGGGCCATTATGGAGAACACTCTTGGAAACCCGGAGACCAGTGTCTGGCATTGTACTGGGAGGACAGCAAG TTCTACCACGCCAGAATAGATGCCCTGCATCCGTCAGGCTCCACCGCTGTGGTTGTGTTTAGCGATTATGGAAACTGTGAAGAAGTCCTGCTACACAACATTAAACCTGTTACTGCTGACATGTTg caggaggaagaggacgggtaTTACGACAGTCCACTGGAATTCCGCCGCGGAGGAGACGGACAGCCCCGGCGCACCCGGCCGACGCAGCAGTATTACCAGCCGCCGAGGGCCCGTGACTGA